Proteins from a genomic interval of Mycolicibacterium grossiae:
- a CDS encoding MCE family protein — MRTLEGDNRVRNGLKGILILLLVIGVGQSFASVPMIFAQPVYYAEFKDTAGINGGDKVRIAGVDVGEVRSTGIDGDKVVVGYTLNGTRIGTESRAAIRTDTILGRKNIEIIPKGSNTLPPNGTLPLSQTTTPYQIYDAFSDLAEAGLGWDTKTIKQSLNVLSETIDQTYPNLSAALDGVARFSDTIGKRDDDIQKLLANANKVAGVLGNRSGQINALFVNTQTLLGAINERNTAVSALLERVSAFSQQVAGFTKDNPNLNKVLEQLRTISDVLVARKYDLMDVLSNVSKVATALGEAISSGPYFKVILINILPYQIIQPWVDAAFKKRGINPEEFWRNAGLPEFRYPDPNGQRFENGAPPPAPTPLEGTPEHPGPAVIAGSPCSYAPAAGNFPTPANPLPCTQAENGPFGPNPYGSNNYGPPDVLGLPPNPNAPPPAPGVPAAAFPGEYSPPVQGTPPPPFVPGPPGARTVPVTPGPADPYIAPGSLQGDGTSPLPPPLTGPPPPPGPGPQLPPVDTPPLPGNPPFLPPGSQDQ, encoded by the coding sequence ATGAGGACTCTCGAAGGCGACAACCGGGTCCGCAACGGATTGAAGGGCATCCTCATCCTGTTGCTGGTCATCGGGGTGGGGCAGAGCTTCGCCAGCGTGCCGATGATCTTTGCCCAGCCGGTGTACTACGCCGAGTTCAAGGACACCGCCGGGATCAACGGCGGTGACAAGGTGCGCATCGCCGGCGTCGACGTCGGCGAGGTGCGCAGCACGGGCATCGACGGCGACAAGGTCGTGGTGGGCTACACGCTCAACGGCACCCGGATCGGCACCGAGAGCCGGGCGGCCATCCGCACCGACACCATCCTCGGGCGCAAGAACATCGAGATCATCCCCAAGGGGTCGAACACGTTGCCGCCCAACGGAACGCTGCCGTTGAGCCAGACGACGACGCCGTACCAGATCTACGACGCGTTCTCCGACTTGGCCGAGGCCGGCCTCGGCTGGGACACCAAGACCATCAAGCAGTCGCTCAACGTGCTGTCGGAGACGATCGACCAGACCTACCCGAATCTGAGCGCCGCGCTCGACGGGGTGGCCCGGTTCTCCGACACCATCGGCAAGCGCGACGACGACATCCAGAAGCTGCTGGCCAACGCCAACAAGGTGGCCGGCGTGCTCGGCAACCGCAGCGGGCAGATCAACGCGCTGTTCGTGAACACGCAGACGCTGCTGGGCGCGATCAACGAGCGTAACACCGCGGTGAGCGCTCTGCTGGAACGGGTTTCGGCCTTCTCCCAGCAGGTCGCCGGGTTCACGAAGGACAACCCGAACCTCAACAAGGTGCTCGAGCAGCTCCGCACGATCAGCGACGTGCTGGTGGCCCGCAAGTACGACCTGATGGACGTGCTGAGCAACGTCAGCAAGGTCGCGACCGCGCTGGGCGAGGCCATCTCCTCGGGCCCCTACTTCAAGGTCATCCTGATCAACATCCTCCCGTACCAGATCATCCAGCCGTGGGTGGACGCCGCCTTCAAGAAGCGCGGCATCAACCCCGAGGAGTTCTGGCGCAACGCGGGTCTGCCCGAGTTCCGGTACCCGGATCCCAACGGCCAGCGCTTCGAGAACGGCGCGCCGCCGCCAGCCCCGACGCCGCTGGAGGGCACGCCGGAGCACCCCGGTCCCGCCGTCATCGCCGGCTCGCCGTGTTCCTACGCGCCCGCTGCGGGCAACTTCCCGACCCCGGCGAACCCGCTGCCGTGCACGCAGGCCGAGAACGGCCCGTTCGGCCCGAACCCGTACGGCTCGAACAACTACGGGCCGCCGGACGTGCTGGGCCTGCCGCCGAACCCGAATGCGCCGCCGCCGGCTCCCGGCGTCCCCGCGGCCGCGTTCCCCGGTGAGTACTCGCCGCCGGTCCAGGGCACGCCGCCCCCGCCGTTCGTTCCCGGTCCTCCGGGTGCGCGCACGGTGCCGGTGACGCCCGGACCGGCCGACCCGTACATCGCGCCGGGATCGCTGCAGGGCGACGGGACCTCCCCGCTGCCGCCGCCGCTGACCGGTCCGCCGCCGCCCCCGGGCCCCGGGCCGCAGCTTCCGCCCGTCGACACCCCGCCTCTGCCGGGCAACCCCCCGTTCCTGCCGCCCGGCTCGCAAGACCAGTAG
- a CDS encoding MlaE family ABC transporter permease, which yields MSTFAVVRQRFPRAVAQGERLASAPARGLDSVGHIAWFVVTAVGSIGHAVRYYRKEMLRLIAEIGMGTGAMAVIGGTVAIVGFVTLSGGSLIAIQGFASLGNIGVEAFTGFFAALVNVRIAAPVVAGQALAATVGAGATAELGAMRISEEIDALEVMGIKSISYLVSTRIMAGFVVIIPLYAMAIIMSFLSAQVTTTLFYGQSTGTYEHYFQTFLRPDDVAWSFVQAIIISVIVMLNHCYYGFYASGGPVGVGEAVGRSMRASLIAIVLVVLFASLALYGTNANFNLTV from the coding sequence ATGTCCACCTTCGCCGTCGTCCGCCAGCGCTTCCCCCGCGCCGTCGCCCAGGGCGAGCGGCTGGCCAGCGCGCCCGCCCGCGGCCTCGACAGCGTCGGCCACATCGCGTGGTTCGTCGTCACTGCCGTGGGTTCGATCGGCCACGCCGTGCGCTACTACCGCAAGGAGATGCTGCGGCTCATCGCCGAGATCGGCATGGGCACCGGCGCCATGGCCGTCATCGGCGGCACCGTCGCCATCGTCGGCTTCGTCACCCTCTCGGGCGGCTCACTGATCGCCATCCAGGGCTTCGCCTCGCTCGGCAACATCGGCGTCGAGGCCTTCACCGGCTTCTTCGCCGCCCTGGTCAACGTCCGCATCGCCGCCCCCGTCGTCGCGGGCCAGGCGCTGGCCGCCACGGTCGGCGCCGGCGCGACCGCCGAACTCGGCGCCATGCGCATCAGCGAGGAGATCGACGCCCTGGAGGTCATGGGCATCAAGTCGATCAGCTACCTGGTGTCGACGCGCATCATGGCCGGCTTCGTCGTCATCATCCCGCTGTACGCGATGGCGATCATCATGAGCTTCCTGTCCGCGCAGGTCACCACGACGCTCTTCTACGGGCAGTCGACCGGTACCTACGAGCACTACTTCCAGACGTTCCTGCGCCCGGACGACGTCGCGTGGTCGTTCGTGCAGGCGATCATCATCTCGGTCATCGTCATGCTCAACCACTGCTACTACGGCTTCTACGCCAGCGGCGGCCCGGTGGGCGTCGGCGAGGCCGTCGGCCGCTCGATGCGCGCCTCCCTCATCGCGATCGTCCTCGTCGTCCTGTTCGCTTCGTTGGCGCTCTACGGCACCAACGCCAACTTCAACCTCACGGTGTAG
- a CDS encoding virulence factor Mce family protein, translating into MRITGTAIKLGAMSLVLLLFTALIIVVFGQMRFDRTTGYTALFKNASGLRSGQFVRASGVEVGKVTEVKLLPGGDRVEVHFDVDRTLPLFQGTTASIRYLNLIGDRFMELKRGDDQTRLPAGGTIPVERTEPALDLDALIGGFRPLFRSLDPDKVNGIAQSLITIFQGQGGTINDILNQTAQLTSALADRDQAIGEVVRNLNTVLDTTVRHQQQFDETIQNFEKLVTGLENRADPVASSVAEISDAAGTISDLLADNRPLLRDTVNYLEGVQQPLVDQKQELNDLLVKFPQVVRILGRAGGIYGDFLNFYACDISLILNGLQPGGPVRKVKLTSQPSGRCTPK; encoded by the coding sequence ATGAGAATCACCGGTACAGCGATCAAGCTCGGCGCCATGTCGTTGGTGCTGCTGTTGTTCACCGCGCTCATCATCGTGGTGTTCGGCCAGATGCGGTTCGACCGCACCACCGGCTACACGGCCCTGTTCAAGAACGCGAGCGGCCTGCGGTCGGGACAGTTCGTCCGCGCCTCGGGCGTCGAGGTCGGCAAGGTCACCGAGGTCAAGCTGCTGCCCGGTGGCGACCGCGTCGAGGTCCACTTCGACGTCGACCGCACCCTGCCGCTGTTCCAGGGCACCACCGCCTCGATCCGGTACCTCAACCTCATCGGCGACCGCTTCATGGAGCTCAAGCGCGGTGACGACCAGACGCGCCTGCCCGCCGGCGGCACCATCCCCGTCGAGCGCACCGAGCCCGCGCTGGACCTCGACGCCCTGATCGGCGGCTTCCGGCCGCTGTTCCGCTCGCTGGACCCGGACAAGGTCAACGGCATCGCCCAGTCGCTCATCACGATCTTCCAGGGCCAGGGCGGCACCATCAACGACATCCTGAACCAGACCGCGCAGCTGACGTCGGCGCTCGCGGACCGCGACCAGGCGATCGGCGAGGTGGTGCGCAACCTCAACACCGTCCTCGACACCACCGTGCGGCACCAGCAGCAGTTCGACGAGACCATCCAGAACTTCGAGAAGCTGGTCACGGGTCTGGAGAACCGCGCCGATCCGGTCGCGAGTTCGGTCGCCGAGATCAGCGACGCGGCGGGCACCATCTCCGACCTGCTGGCCGACAACCGTCCGCTGCTGCGCGACACCGTCAACTACCTCGAGGGCGTCCAGCAGCCGCTGGTCGACCAGAAGCAGGAACTCAACGACCTGCTGGTCAAGTTCCCGCAGGTCGTCCGGATCCTGGGTCGCGCCGGCGGCATCTACGGTGACTTCCTCAACTTCTACGCCTGCGACATCTCGCTGATCCTCAACGGTCTCCAGCCTGGTGGGCCGGTCCGCAAGGTGAAGCTGACCAGCCAGCCATCGGGTAGGTGCACGCCGAAATGA
- a CDS encoding acyl-CoA thioesterase: MAVDERTLTGRDFPVHWPATTRWTDNDMFGHLNNAKYYELFDTAINGWIGTSLDHDPTAAPWLGVVAESGCRYFAELAFPDPLTVGLGVTRLGTSSVTYRLALFAAGSTDAPHTGAPHDAASDATAAAVGHWVHVYVDRTTRRPVPIPDAIRELLTGAQI; this comes from the coding sequence ATGGCCGTCGACGAACGCACGCTGACCGGGCGGGACTTTCCCGTGCACTGGCCGGCGACCACCCGGTGGACCGACAACGACATGTTCGGGCATCTCAACAACGCCAAGTACTACGAGCTGTTCGACACCGCGATCAACGGGTGGATCGGCACCAGCCTCGACCACGACCCGACCGCGGCGCCCTGGTTGGGCGTGGTCGCCGAATCGGGGTGTCGGTACTTCGCCGAACTCGCCTTCCCCGATCCGCTGACCGTCGGGCTCGGCGTGACGCGGCTCGGCACCAGCAGCGTGACGTACCGGCTGGCCCTGTTCGCCGCCGGCTCCACCGACGCACCTCACACCGGCGCACCCCACGACGCCGCATCCGACGCGACGGCCGCGGCCGTCGGGCACTGGGTGCACGTCTACGTCGACCGCACCACCCGGCGCCCCGTCCCGATCCCGGACGCCATCCGCGAGCTGCTGACCGGCGCCCAGATCTGA
- a CDS encoding GntR family transcriptional regulator, whose translation MKTTTRPARRPAVRREQLSDEVAAHLRAGIMSGALRPGTFIRLDETAAELGVSITPVREALRTLRGEGMVQLEPHRGHVVSPFTRGDIEDLFWLQATIATQLVRSAAERISDDDIDELERLVEEVTDAIERHDGEAVADAEFAFRRVVNLAAGRVKLAWFLLHATRYLPSRIYAEDAQWGRVALANHHDLIEAFRRRDADAAVRLTREQFTDGARRLTARLDELGLWT comes from the coding sequence GTGAAGACGACGACCCGACCCGCGCGCCGGCCGGCGGTGCGGCGCGAGCAGCTCTCCGACGAGGTGGCCGCTCACCTGCGCGCCGGGATCATGTCCGGCGCGCTGCGCCCGGGGACCTTCATCCGGCTCGACGAGACCGCGGCCGAGCTGGGCGTCAGCATCACCCCGGTGCGCGAGGCGCTGCGCACATTGCGCGGCGAGGGCATGGTGCAGCTCGAGCCGCACCGCGGACACGTCGTCTCGCCCTTCACCCGCGGCGACATCGAGGACCTCTTCTGGCTACAGGCGACGATCGCGACGCAGCTGGTGCGCTCGGCCGCCGAGCGCATCAGCGACGACGACATCGACGAACTCGAGCGCCTCGTCGAGGAGGTCACCGACGCGATCGAGCGGCACGACGGCGAGGCGGTCGCGGACGCGGAGTTCGCCTTCCGGCGGGTGGTGAACCTGGCGGCGGGCCGGGTCAAGCTGGCGTGGTTCCTGCTGCACGCGACCCGGTATCTGCCGTCGCGGATCTACGCGGAGGACGCGCAGTGGGGTCGCGTTGCGCTGGCCAACCACCACGACCTGATCGAGGCGTTCCGGCGCCGCGACGCCGACGCCGCCGTGCGGCTCACCCGCGAGCAGTTCACCGACGGGGCGCGCCGGCTCACCGCACGGCTCGACGAGCTGGGACTGTGGACGTGA
- a CDS encoding SRPBCC family protein: MPIVSKTVEVSASAATIMAIVADFEAYPQWNEEIKGCWILARYDDGRPSQLRLDTSVQGMEGVYIQAVYYPGPNQIQTVMQQGEHFSKQEQIFSVVEMGPTTLLTVDFDVETTMPIPKPMVKKVVGDAMDYLADNLKARAEQLAH, encoded by the coding sequence ATGCCCATCGTGAGCAAGACCGTCGAGGTGTCGGCGTCGGCCGCGACGATCATGGCGATCGTTGCGGACTTCGAGGCCTACCCCCAGTGGAACGAGGAGATCAAGGGCTGCTGGATCCTGGCCCGCTACGACGACGGCCGACCCAGCCAGCTGCGGCTGGACACCTCGGTGCAGGGCATGGAGGGCGTCTACATCCAGGCCGTCTACTACCCGGGCCCCAACCAGATCCAGACCGTGATGCAGCAGGGCGAGCACTTCTCCAAGCAGGAGCAGATCTTCTCGGTGGTCGAGATGGGACCCACCACGCTGCTGACGGTCGACTTCGACGTCGAGACCACCATGCCCATCCCCAAGCCGATGGTGAAGAAGGTCGTCGGCGACGCCATGGACTACCTCGCGGACAACCTCAAGGCCCGCGCCGAGCAGCTCGCCCACTGA
- a CDS encoding D-2-hydroxyacid dehydrogenase family protein, translated as MSPPIRVAVLDDYQDVALRSADWSPVTSRAEVTTFTDHVADADDLVARLEPFDAVLVMRERTPLPRSVIERLPRLRLIASTGNVNASIDMAAAEERGIRVTGTGGSVASTVELTWALILATARNLVAERQSVAAGGWQVGVGRELDRRVLGVLGVGRIGSRVARIGAAFGMDVAAWSPNLTPEAAAEAGARYLPRDEFFATADVLTVHLKLGERSRGLVGAAELAAMKPTALLINTSRGPIVDEAALIDALRTGAIAGAGLDVFDVEPLPPSHPLRTLPTVTATPHIGYVADRPYRIFFRDAVAAIARWLDEIG; from the coding sequence ATGAGCCCTCCGATCCGGGTCGCCGTCCTCGACGACTATCAAGACGTGGCCCTGCGCTCGGCGGACTGGTCGCCGGTCACCTCGCGCGCCGAGGTCACGACGTTCACCGACCACGTGGCCGACGCCGACGACCTGGTGGCGCGGCTCGAGCCGTTCGATGCGGTGCTGGTGATGCGCGAGCGAACACCGTTGCCGCGCTCCGTGATCGAGCGTCTGCCCCGGCTGCGACTGATCGCCTCGACCGGCAACGTCAACGCGTCGATCGACATGGCCGCCGCCGAGGAGCGCGGCATCCGCGTCACCGGAACGGGTGGGTCGGTGGCGTCGACGGTCGAGTTGACCTGGGCGCTGATCCTCGCGACCGCCCGCAACCTGGTCGCCGAGCGGCAGTCGGTGGCCGCGGGCGGCTGGCAGGTCGGCGTCGGTCGTGAACTCGACCGCCGGGTGCTCGGCGTCCTCGGAGTCGGCCGCATCGGCAGCCGCGTCGCACGGATCGGCGCGGCGTTCGGGATGGACGTCGCCGCGTGGAGCCCCAACCTCACTCCCGAGGCGGCGGCGGAGGCCGGCGCCCGGTACCTGCCGCGCGACGAGTTCTTCGCGACCGCCGACGTGCTGACGGTGCACCTGAAGCTCGGTGAGCGCTCGCGCGGGCTCGTCGGCGCCGCCGAGCTGGCCGCGATGAAGCCGACGGCGTTGCTAATCAACACCTCTCGCGGTCCGATCGTCGACGAGGCAGCGCTGATCGACGCGTTGCGCACGGGCGCCATCGCCGGTGCCGGCCTCGACGTGTTCGACGTCGAACCGCTGCCGCCGTCGCATCCGCTGCGGACGCTGCCGACCGTCACCGCCACGCCGCACATCGGCTACGTCGCCGATCGCCCCTACCGGATCTTCTTCCGCGACGCCGTCGCAGCGATCGCCCGGTGGCTGGACGAGATCGGCTGA
- a CDS encoding MlaE family ABC transporter permease, which yields MTAQQPGLVGYVRNQVTPGLTAVGGFVRMCVLTAKATFRSPFQWREFILQGWFLMRVAFLPTIAVAIPLTVLIIFTLNILLAEFGAADISGAGAALGAVTQLGPLVTVLVVAGAGSTAICADIGARTIREEIDALEVLGIDPIHRLVVPRVIASTFVAFLLNGAVITIGLVGGFVFGVYIQNISAGAYVSTLTLVTGLPEVLISVVKAMTFGLIAGLVGCYRGLTVSGGAKGVGTAVNETLVLCVIALFAVNVVLTTIGVRFGTGR from the coding sequence GTGACGGCCCAGCAGCCGGGTCTGGTCGGGTACGTCCGCAACCAGGTGACCCCGGGCCTGACGGCCGTGGGCGGATTCGTCCGCATGTGCGTCCTCACCGCGAAGGCGACCTTCCGCAGCCCCTTCCAGTGGCGCGAGTTCATCCTTCAGGGCTGGTTCCTGATGCGGGTGGCCTTCCTCCCCACCATCGCCGTCGCGATCCCGCTGACGGTGCTCATCATCTTCACGCTGAACATCCTGCTGGCCGAGTTCGGTGCCGCCGACATCTCCGGCGCCGGCGCCGCTCTCGGTGCGGTTACCCAGCTCGGTCCGCTGGTAACCGTGCTGGTGGTGGCCGGCGCGGGCTCGACCGCCATCTGCGCCGACATCGGCGCCCGCACCATCCGCGAGGAGATCGACGCCCTCGAGGTGCTGGGCATCGACCCGATCCACCGCCTGGTGGTGCCCCGCGTGATCGCCTCGACGTTCGTGGCCTTCCTCCTCAACGGCGCGGTGATCACCATCGGCCTGGTCGGCGGCTTCGTCTTCGGCGTCTACATCCAGAACATCTCGGCCGGCGCGTACGTCTCGACGCTGACGCTCGTCACCGGCCTGCCGGAGGTGCTGATCTCGGTGGTCAAGGCCATGACCTTCGGCCTGATCGCCGGCCTCGTCGGCTGCTACCGCGGCCTGACGGTGTCGGGCGGCGCCAAGGGCGTCGGCACGGCCGTGAACGAGACGCTGGTCCTCTGCGTCATCGCGCTGTTCGCCGTCAACGTGGTGCTGACGACGATCGGCGTTCGATTCGGAACGGGGCGCTGA
- a CDS encoding MCE family protein, translating into MTKPNQISSPVNAPRTPPYKIAGLVLLLVAAVVLALVWVQFRGGFANPERLTLLSARSGLSMDPGSKVTYNGVEIGRVTQVDAVEVDGTPKAKVLLDVDRKFLGLIPSNVDAEIKASTVFGNKYIAFSTPKDPSAQRITASTPIDVTNVTTEFNTLFETVVEVTKQVDPIKLNQTLTATAQALDGLGERFGQSIETGNKILADVNPRLPQLQRDNRALAGFAEVYANAAPDLFDGLNNAVTTARTLNEQQGNVDQALMGAVGFGNTGGDVFERGGPYLTRGIKDLLPTSALLDEYSPALFCTIRNFHDVEPKARAAFGGGNGYSLNTRTAIIGAANPYVYPDNLPRTNAKGGPEGRPGCWQPITRDLWPAPYLVTDTGASIAPYNHFELGQPIAIEYVWGRQIGENTINP; encoded by the coding sequence ATGACGAAGCCGAACCAGATCTCCTCGCCGGTCAACGCGCCGCGCACCCCGCCCTACAAGATCGCCGGCCTGGTGCTGCTGCTGGTCGCCGCGGTCGTGCTGGCGCTGGTGTGGGTGCAGTTCCGCGGCGGGTTCGCCAACCCGGAGCGGCTGACGCTGCTCTCCGCCCGCTCGGGCCTGTCCATGGACCCGGGCTCCAAGGTCACCTACAACGGCGTCGAGATCGGCCGCGTCACGCAGGTCGACGCCGTCGAGGTGGACGGGACGCCCAAGGCCAAGGTCCTGCTCGACGTCGACCGCAAGTTCCTCGGTCTGATCCCGTCGAACGTCGACGCCGAGATCAAGGCCAGCACGGTCTTCGGCAACAAGTACATCGCGTTCTCCACGCCGAAGGACCCCAGCGCGCAGCGGATCACCGCGTCGACGCCCATCGACGTCACCAACGTGACGACGGAGTTCAACACGCTGTTCGAGACCGTCGTCGAGGTGACCAAGCAGGTCGACCCGATCAAGCTGAACCAGACGCTGACGGCCACCGCCCAGGCCCTCGACGGCCTCGGTGAGCGCTTCGGGCAGTCCATCGAGACCGGCAACAAGATCCTCGCCGACGTCAACCCGCGGCTGCCGCAGCTGCAGCGCGACAACCGGGCCCTCGCCGGGTTCGCCGAGGTGTACGCCAACGCCGCGCCCGACCTCTTCGACGGCCTGAACAACGCCGTCACCACGGCCCGCACGCTCAACGAGCAGCAGGGCAACGTCGACCAGGCGCTGATGGGCGCCGTCGGCTTCGGCAACACGGGTGGTGACGTCTTCGAACGCGGCGGGCCCTACCTGACCCGCGGCATCAAGGACCTGCTGCCCACCTCGGCGCTGCTCGACGAGTACAGCCCGGCCCTGTTCTGCACCATCCGCAACTTCCACGACGTCGAGCCGAAGGCCCGCGCGGCGTTCGGTGGCGGCAACGGCTACTCGCTGAACACCCGCACCGCCATCATCGGCGCGGCGAACCCGTACGTGTACCCCGACAACCTCCCGCGCACCAACGCCAAGGGCGGACCGGAAGGACGCCCCGGCTGCTGGCAGCCCATCACGCGTGACCTGTGGCCGGCGCCGTACCTGGTGACCGACACCGGTGCCAGCATCGCGCCGTACAACCACTTCGAACTGGGACAGCCCATCGCCATCGAGTACGTCTGGGGACGCCAGATCGGGGAGAACACGATCAACCCATGA
- the fadD5 gene encoding fatty-acid--CoA ligase FadD5, with translation MTASTVGPATGTGQSQPPVVGSPLAQPYLARRNNWTTQLARHALMQPDDTALRFAGRTTTWADLAARVDALAGALHRRGIAAGDRVLILMLNRTEFVETFLAANLLGAIAVPVNFRLTPPELAFLVSDCDARVVVTEPVLANVATAVRDLAPVLADVVVAGAPTGDGVLGYEDLVAEDGRPAPVVDVENDSPALIMYTSGTTGRPKGAVLTHANLSGQTMTGLITNGADLDHDVGFIGVPLFHIAGIGNMLPGLALGRPTVIHPLGAFDPGQLLDVLEAEGVTGIFLVPAQWQAVCAAQRARPRRLKLRVLSWGAAPASDTLLREMADTFPGTSILAAFGQTEMSPVTCMLLGDDAIRKLGSVGKVIPTVSARIVDDEMNDVPVGEVGEIVYRAPTLMAGYWNNPQATAEAFHGGWFHSGDLVRQDAEGYVWVVDRKKDMIISGGENVYCAEVENVLAAHPSIAEVAVIGRPDERWGEVPVAVVALDAGAAGVGGAGLTLGDVDEFLTDRLARYKHPKALEVVEALPRNPAGKVLKTELRERFGAAVHVDVHESSSASTASVDDGGA, from the coding sequence GTGACCGCCTCGACCGTCGGCCCGGCCACCGGCACCGGCCAGTCTCAGCCCCCTGTCGTCGGGTCCCCTCTCGCCCAGCCCTACCTCGCCCGGCGCAACAACTGGACCACCCAGCTCGCCCGGCACGCGCTGATGCAGCCCGACGACACGGCGCTGCGCTTCGCCGGCCGCACCACCACCTGGGCCGACCTCGCCGCACGCGTCGACGCGCTGGCCGGTGCCCTGCACCGCCGCGGCATCGCCGCCGGCGACCGCGTCCTGATCCTGATGCTCAACCGCACCGAGTTCGTCGAGACGTTCCTCGCCGCGAACCTGCTGGGCGCCATCGCCGTTCCGGTCAACTTCCGGCTCACGCCGCCCGAACTGGCGTTCCTCGTCTCCGACTGCGACGCCCGGGTGGTGGTGACCGAACCGGTGCTGGCGAACGTCGCCACCGCCGTGCGCGACCTCGCGCCGGTGCTCGCCGACGTCGTGGTCGCCGGCGCGCCCACCGGGGACGGGGTCCTCGGCTACGAGGACCTGGTCGCCGAGGACGGGCGGCCGGCACCGGTGGTCGACGTCGAGAACGACAGCCCGGCGCTCATCATGTACACCTCGGGCACCACCGGACGGCCCAAGGGCGCGGTGCTCACCCACGCCAACCTGAGCGGTCAGACGATGACCGGACTGATCACCAACGGCGCGGACCTCGACCACGACGTGGGTTTCATCGGCGTGCCGCTGTTCCACATCGCCGGCATCGGCAACATGCTGCCGGGCCTCGCGCTGGGCCGGCCCACGGTGATCCACCCGCTGGGCGCCTTCGACCCCGGTCAGTTGCTCGACGTGCTCGAGGCCGAGGGCGTCACCGGCATCTTCCTGGTGCCCGCGCAGTGGCAGGCGGTGTGCGCCGCCCAGCGCGCGCGGCCCCGCCGGCTGAAGCTGCGGGTGTTGTCCTGGGGTGCCGCCCCGGCGTCGGACACGCTGCTGCGCGAGATGGCCGATACCTTCCCCGGCACCTCGATCCTCGCCGCGTTCGGGCAGACGGAGATGTCTCCGGTCACCTGCATGCTGCTCGGCGACGACGCCATCCGGAAGCTCGGCTCCGTCGGCAAGGTCATCCCGACCGTCTCCGCCCGCATCGTCGACGACGAGATGAACGACGTCCCCGTGGGCGAGGTCGGCGAGATCGTCTACCGCGCACCGACACTGATGGCCGGCTACTGGAACAACCCGCAGGCGACCGCCGAGGCGTTCCACGGCGGCTGGTTCCACTCCGGCGACCTGGTCCGCCAGGACGCCGAGGGATACGTCTGGGTGGTCGACCGCAAGAAGGACATGATCATCTCCGGCGGGGAGAACGTGTACTGCGCCGAGGTGGAGAACGTCCTCGCCGCGCACCCGTCGATCGCCGAGGTCGCCGTGATTGGCCGACCCGACGAGCGCTGGGGCGAAGTACCCGTTGCCGTGGTTGCCCTCGACGCCGGTGCGGCCGGGGTCGGTGGCGCCGGCCTGACGCTGGGCGACGTCGACGAATTCCTCACCGATCGGCTGGCCCGGTACAAGCACCCGAAGGCTCTCGAAGTGGTCGAGGCGCTGCCCCGGAACCCGGCCGGTAAGGTCCTCAAGACGGAACTGAGGGAACGGTTCGGCGCGGCAGTGCACGTTGACGTCCACGAAAGTAGTTCTGCGTCAACGGCTTCTGTCGACGACGGCGGGGCGTGA